A part of Oryctolagus cuniculus chromosome 4, mOryCun1.1, whole genome shotgun sequence genomic DNA contains:
- the SON gene encoding protein SON isoform X4 yields MAADIEQIFRSFVVSKFREIQQELSSGRSEGQLNGETNTPVEGNQAGDAAASARNLPNEEIVQKIEEVLSGVLDTELRCKPDLKEASRKSRCVSVQTDPTDEVPTKKSKKHKKHKNKKKKKKKEKEKKYKRQPEESESKPKSHNDGNIDLESDSFLKFDSESSAMALEPVRAFGLSETSESSAVLLEPPLVSMEVSEPHILETLKPATKTVELSVASTSVISEQSEQPVAGMLEPSTSKILDSFATAPVPATAVVPKSSEPVVTMSVEYQKSVLKSLENASTESSKMLVDPLGAKALEPPQTPGIASEAPAEVHPEPSTSTAMDFSESSATEVLSLPEQPVDVPSEMTESSVTRPQELMELPKTTALELPESSVASALELPGPPAISMPELQGPPVTPVLGLPGPSATPVPELPGPLSTPVPELPGPPVTPVPELPGPPVTPVPQLSQDLPGLPAPSMGLEPPQEVPEPPVMAQELPGLPAVSSAVELPGQPAVTVAMELTEQPVTTTELEHPVGMTTVEHPGHPEVTAATGLLGQPEATMVLELPGQPEATTALELPGQPSVTGVPELPGLPSATRALELSGQPVATGALELPGQLMATGALEFSGQSGAAGALELLGQPLATGVLELPGQPGAPELPGQPVATVALEISVQSVVTTSELSTMTVSQSLEVPSTTALESYNTVAQELPTTLVGETSVTVGVDPLLAQDSHMLASNTMEAHMLASNTMESQMLASNTMDSQMLASNTMDSQMLASSTMDSQMLASSTMDSQMLATSSMDSQMLATSTMDSQMLATSSMDSQMLATSSMDSQMLATSSMDSQMLATSSMDSQMLATSSMDSQMLATSSMDSQMLATSSMDSQMLASGTMDSQMLASGTMDAQMLASGTMDAQMLASSTQDSAMLGSKSPDPYRLAQDPYRLAQDPYRLGHDPYRLGHDAYRLGQDPYRLGHDPYRLTPDPYRMSPRPYRIAPRSYRIAPRPYRLAPRPLMLASRRSMMMSYAAERSMMSSYERSMMSYERSMMSPMAERSMMSAYERSMMSAYERSMMSPMAERSMMSAYERSMMSAYERSMMSPMADRSMMSMGADRSMMSSYSAADRSMMSSYSAADRSMMSSYTDRSMMSMAADSYTDTYTDTYTEAYMVPPLPPEEPPTMPPLPPEEPPMTPPLPPEEPPEGPALPAEDSALAAENTWPTEVPALPTEESVSQPEPPVSQSEISEPSAVPAHYSVSASESSVLTSEAVMTVPEPPLEPESSVTSTPRESAGVEQEVPERPVTETPMMSVEPAVLTAEPPVVSETAETLDSMRTSAHASELSVPLLEPAVTIPEPAENILELPAVAVSEAAAVAVQEPPAMVVAVPESPTTVVAVPESPAVAVLEPPPVAESEPQVVAVDPPAVIEPEHVTIPVSVSALEPTVPIVDPAVSVLQPAMIISEPSLSVQESTVTISESAVTISEQTEIISTEMVLESTPVILQSSVMSSSLVVKGMNLLSGDQSFAPEIGMQKIPLHSSEEPRAEGHLKSDSYESECSINTDLNTNNHLIAKEMEHSTVSAADTGPVGEIGEEKILPIKETEQCTVLDTNSGVNETDARGTLSSTGPLAVEPDAVETSKGTEYMTPSALGSVNKYDVDVSLTTQDTEHDMVISTSPSGGSEADIEGPLPAKDIHLDLASGNLSKDTEELLPVKESDQTLAVVVSPKESSGEDKEVPLPTKEIPDSGFPTNIEDINEADLVRPLLPKDMERLTSLRAGIEGPLLASEAERDKSAASPVVISIPERASESSSEEKDDYEIFVKVKDTHEKSKKKNRDKGEKEKKRDSSLRSRSKRSKSSEHKSRKRTSESRSRARKRSSKSKSHRSQTRSRSRSRRRRRSSRSRSKSRGRRSVSKEKRKRSPKHRSKSRERKRKRSSSRDNRKAVRARSRTPSRRSRSHTPSRRRRSRSVGRRRSFSVSPSRRSRTPSRRSRTPSRRSRTPSRRSRTPSRRSRTPSRRSRTPSRRSRTPSRRRRSRSVVRRRSFSISPVRLRRSRTPLRRRFSRSPIRRKRSRSSERGRSPKRLTDLDKAQLLEIAKANAAAMCAKAGVPLPPNLKPAPPPTIEEKVAKKSGGATIEELTEKCKQIAQSKEDDDVIVNKPHVSDEEEEEPPFYHHPFKLSEPKPIFFNLNIAAAKPTPPKSQVTLTKEFPVSSGSQHRKKEADSVYGEWVPVEKNGEENKDDDNVFSSNLPSEPVDISTAMSERALAQKRLSENAFDLEAMSMLNRAQERIDAWAQLNSIPGQFTGSTGVQVLTQEQLANTGAQAWIKKCLRLLVRSLGFYSSLFL; encoded by the exons ATGGCGGCCGACATCGAGCAGATTTTTAGGTCTTTCGTGGTCAGTAAATTCCGGGAAATCCAACAGGAGCTTTCCAG TGGAAGGAGTGAAGGCCAGCTAAATGGTGAAACAAATACACCTGTTGAAGGAAACCAGGCAGGTGATGCAGCTGCCTCTGCCAGGAATCTCCCAAATGAAGAAATAGTGCAGAAGATAGAAGAAGTCCTTTCTGGGGTCCTAGATACAGAACTACGATGTAAGCCAG aCTTGAAAGAGGCCTCCAGAAAAAGTAGATGTGTGTCTGTGCAGACAGATCCTACTGATGAAGTTCCCACCAAAAAATCAAAGAAGcataaaaagcacaaaaataaaaagaagaaaaagaagaaagaaaaggaaaaaaaatataaaagacagCCAGAAGAATCTGAATCAAAGCCGAAATCTCATAATGATGGGAACATAGATTTAGAATCAGAttcctttttaaagtttgattCTGAATCTTCAGCAATGGCACTGGAACCTGTGAGAGCATTTGGGCTATCTGAGACCAGTGAATCATCTGCAGTTTTGTTAGAACCTCCTTTAGTATCAATGGAGGTGTCAGAGCCGCACATCTTAGAAACTCTAAAGCCAGCTACAAAAACTGTAGAACTGTCAGTTGCATCAACATCAGTAATCTCAGAGCAGTCCGAGCAGCCTGTGGCAGGAATGCTGGAACCGTCCACATCAAAGATTCTGGATTCCTTTGCAACAGCACCAGTGCCTGCTACAGCAGTAGTGCCGAAGTCATCTGAGCCAGTTGTCACAATGTCAGTGGAGTATCAGAAGTCTGTGCTGAAATCTTTGGAGAATGCATCTACAGAGTCATCAAAGATGCTGGTAGACCCTCTAGGAGCAAAAGCCCTAGAGCCACCACAAACCCCTGGCATAGCATCTGAAGCACCTGCTGAGGTGCACCCTGAGCCAAGCACATCAACAGCAATGGATTTTTCAGAGTCATCTGCAACTGAAGTGCTTAGCTTGCCAGAGCAGCCTGTAGACGTACCATCGGAGATGACAGAGTCATCCGTGACAAGACCACAGGAGTTGATGGAGCTGCCTAAGACCACGGCGTTGGAGTTGCCGGAGTCGTCGGTGGCCTCAGCGCTGGAGTTGCCGGGGCCACCTGCGATCTCCATGCCGGAGTTGCAGGGGCCCCCTGTGACTCCAGTGCTGGGGTTACCTGGGCCCTCTGCTACCCCGGTGCCAGAGTTACCAGGGCCCCTCTCTACCCCAGTGCCTGAGTTGCCAGGGCCCCCTGTGACACCAGTGCCCGAGTTGCCGGGGCCCCCTGTGACACCAGTGCCACAGCTGTCACAGGACTTGCCAGGGCTTCCAGCACCATCTATGGGGTTGGAGCCACCACAGGAGGTACCAGAGCCACCTGTGATGGCACAGGAGTTGCCagggctgcctgcagtgtcatcCGCAGTAGAATTGCCAGGGCAGCCTGCCGTAACAGTAGCAATGGAGTTGACCGAACAACCTGTGACGACGACAGAGTTGGAGCATCCTGTGGGGATGACAACGGTGGAACATCCTGGGCATCCTGAGGTGACAGCAGCAACAGGGTTGCTGGGGCAGCCTGAGGCAACAATGGTGCTGGAGTTGCCAGGACAACCAGAGGCAACTACAGCCCTGGAGTTGCCTGGGCAGCCTTCAGTGACTGGGGTGCCGGAGTTGCCAGGGCTGCCTTCGGCAACTAGGGCACTGGAGTTGTCAGGGCAGCCTGTGGCAACTGGGGCACTTGAGTTGCCTGGGCAGCTCATGGCAACTGGGGCACTGGAGTTCTCGGGGCAGTCTGGGGCAGCTGGAGCACTGGAGCTTTTGGGGCAGCCTCTGGCAACAGGGGTGCTGGAGTTGCCAGGGCAGCCTGGGGCGCCAGAGTTGCCTGGGCAGCCTGTGGCAACTGTGGCGCTTGAGATCTCTGTTCAGTCTGTGGTGACAACGTCGGAGCTGTCAACGATGACCGTGTCGCAGTCCCTGGAGGTGCCCTCGACGACAGCGCTGGAATCCTATAATACGGTAGCACAGGAGCTGCCTACTACATTAGTGGGGGAGACTTCTGTAACAGTAGGAGTGGATCCCTTGTTGGCCCAAGATTCCCATATGTTAGCTTCTAACACCATGGAGGCCCATATGTTAGCATCCAACACCATGGAATCCCAAATGCTAGCGTCCAATACCATGGACTCCCAGATGCTAGCATCCAACACCATGGACTCCCAGATGCTAGCCTCTAGCACCATGGACTCCCAGATGTTAGCCTCTAGCACTATGGACTCCCAGATGTTAGCCACTAGCTCCATGGACTCCCAGATGCTAGCTACTAGCACTATGGACTCCCAGATGTTAGCAACCAGCTCCATGGACTCCCAGATGTTAGCAACCAGCTCCATGGACTCCCAGATGTTAGCAACCAGCTCCATGGACTCCCAGATGTTAGCAACCAGCTCCATGGACTCCCAGATGTTAGCAACCAGCTCCATGGACTCCCAGATGTTAGCAACCAGCTCTATGGATTCCCAGATGTTAGCAACCAGCTCTATGGATTCCCAGATGTTAGCATCTGGCACTATGGATTCTCAGATGTTAGCTTCCGGCACCATGGACGCTCAGATGTTAGCATCTGGTACCATGGATGCCCAGATGTTAGCATCTAGTACCCAAGATTCTGCTATGTTGGGTTCAAAATCTCCTGATCCCTATAGGTTAGCACAGGATCCTTACAGATTAGCTCAAGATCCCTATAGGTTGGGTCATGACCCTTACAGGTTAGGTCATGATGCTTACAGGTTAGGACAAGATCCCTATAGATTAGGGCATGATCCATATAGACTAACTCCTGATCCCTATAGGATGTCACCTAGACCCTATAGAATAGCTCCCAGGTCTTATAGAATAGCACCTAGACCATACAGGTTAGCACCTAGACCCTTGATGTTGGCATCTAGACGGTCTATGATGATGTCCTATGCTGCAGAACGTTCCATGATGTCATCTTACGAACGCTCTATGATGTCTTACGAGCGCTCCATGATGTCACCTATGGCTGAGCGATCTATGATGTCAGCCTATGAGCGCTCTATGATGTCAGCTTATGAGCGCTCTATGATGTCTCCTATGGCTGAACGCTCTATGATGTCAGCTTATGAACGCTCTATGATGTCCGCTTATGAGCGTTCCATGATGTCCCCGATGGCTGATCGATCTATGATGTCCATGGGTGCGGACCGGTCCATGATGTCGTCGTACTCTGCTGCTGACCGATCTATGATGTCATCGTACTCTGCAGCTGACCGATCTATGATGTCATCTTACACTGACCGTTCAATGATGTCTATGGCAGCTGATTCTTACACTGATACTTATACTGATACATATACAGAGGCATATATGGTGCCACCTTTGCCTCCTGAAGAGCCTCCAACAATGCCACCATTGCCACCTGAGGAGCCACCAATGACACCACCATTGCCTCCTGAGGAACCACCAGAGGGTCCAGCATTACCTGCTGAGGACTCAGCATTAGCAGCTGAAAATACATGGCCTACAGAGGTGCCAGCATTACCTACTGAAGAGTCTGTGTCACAGCCTGAGCCTCCTGTGAGTCAGAGTGAGATCTCAGAGCCTTCAGCGGTCCCTGCTCATTATTCAGTGTCAGCATCAGAGTCCTCAGTGTTAACATCAGAGGCTGTCATGACTGTTCCAGAACCACCACTGGAGCCAGAGTCTTCAGTTACATCCACACCTAGAGAGTCTGCTGGAGTAGAACAGGAAGTTCCAGAGAGACCAGTGACTGAAACTCCCATGATGTCAGTGGAACCAGCTGTGTTAACAGCAGAGCCTCCTGTTGTATCCGAGACAGCAGAAACATTAGATTCCATGAGAACCTCAGCACATGCCTCAGAATTATCTGTGCCCTTGTTGGAGCCAGCAGTAACTATACCAGAACCAGCAGAGAACATTCTGGAGTTACCAGCCGTGGCTGTCTCAGAGGCTGCAGCGGTGGCTGTCCAGGAGCCTCCTGCCATGGTTGTGGCTGTCCCAGAGTCTCCTACCACGGTTGTGGCTGTCCCAGAATCTCCAGCTGTGGCTGTCTTGGAGCCGCCTCCTGTGGCTGAATCAGAACCGCAGGTTGTAGCTGTCGACCCTCCAGCTGTGATTGAGCCAGAGCATGTCACCATTCCAGTGTCAGTTTCTGCCCTGGAGCCTACTGTGCCTATTGTGGACCCGGCAGTGTCAGTCCTTCAACCTGCTATGATTATTTCAGAACCATCTCTTTCTGTCCAAGAATCCACTGTGACAATTTCAGAATCTGCTGTCACTATTTCAGAGCAGACGGAAATAATATCGACCGAGATGGTTTTAGAGTCTACACCAGTAATATTGCAGTCTAGTGTTATGTCTTCATCACTTGTTGTGAAAGGGATGAATTTACTTTCTGGTGATCAAAGTTTTGCTCCGGAGATTGGCATGCAGAAGATCCCATTGCATTCAAGTGAAGAGCCGCGTGCTGAAGGACACCTGAAAAGTGACTCTTACGAAAGTGAATGTAGTATAAATACAGACCTTAATACAAATAATCACTTAATTGCTAAAGAGATGGAACATAGTACAGTGTCTGCTGCTGACACTGGTCCTGTTGGTGAAATTGGTGAAGAGAAAATTTTGCCCATCAAGGAGACTGAACAATGTACAGTATTGGATACTAACTCTGGTGTTAATGAAACTGATGCAAGAGGAACTCTGTCTTCTACTGGTCCTTTGGCTGTGGAACCTGACGCAGTGGAAACTAGTAAGGGTACTGAATATATGACACCATCTGCTCTCGGTTCAGTTAATAAGTATGATGTTGATGTATCTTTAACTACTCAAGATACTGAGCATGACATGGTCATTTCCACGAGCCCCAGTGGTGGTAGTGAAGCTGACATAGAGGGACCTTTGCCTGCTAAAGACATTCATCTTGATTTAGCATCTGGTAATCTTAGTAAAGATACAGAAGAACTGTTACCTGTAAAAGAGAGCGACCAGACATTAGCAGTTGTTGTCAGCCCTAAAGAAAGTAGTGGGGAAGATAAAGAGGTACCTCTCCCTACTAAAGAGATACCTGATTCAGGATTTCCTACAAATATTGAGGATATTAATGAAGCAGATTTGGTGAGACCATTACTTCCCAAGGACATGGAACGTCTTACAAGCCTTAGAGCTGGCATTGAAGGACCTTTACTTGCAAGTGAGGCTGAACGTGACAAATCTGCTGCCAGTCCAGTTGTAATTAGTATACCAGAAAGAGCTTCGGAGTCATCTTCAGAAGAAAAAGATGATTATGAGATTTTTGTTAAAGTTAAGGACACACatgagaaaagcaagaaaaagaaccGTGACAAaggtgaaaaagagaaaaaaagagattcttCATTAAGATCTCGGAGTAAACGTTCCAAATCATCTGAACATAAATCACGCAAGCGTACTAGTGAATCTCGTTCTAGGGCAAGGAAGAGGTCTTCTAAGTCCAAGTCTCATCGATCTCAAACACGTTCACGGTCACGGTCAAGacgcaggaggaggagcagcaggtctAGATCAAAGTCTAGAGGAAGGCGATCTGTATCAAAAGAAAAGCGCAAAAGGTCTCCAAAGCACAGATCTAAATccagggaaaggaaaagaaaaagatcaaGCTCAAGGGACAACCGGAAAGCAGTCCGAGCTCGAAGTCGCACTCCAAGTCGCAGGAGTCGCAGTCACACTCCGAGCCGTAGGAGGAGGTCTAGATCCGTGGGTAGAAGAAGGAGTTTCAGTGTTTCCCCCAGTAGACGGAGCCGCACCCCCAGCCGACGGAGCCGCACCCCCAGCCGAAGGAGCCGCACCCCCAGCCGACGGAGTCGCACCCCCAGCCGACGGAGCCGCACCCCCAGCCGACGGAGCCGTACCCCCAGCCGACGGAGCCGCACTCCTAGCCGTCGAAGAAGATCTAGGTCTGTGGTGAGAAGACGAAGCTTCAGTATATCACCAGTCAGATTAAGGCGATCAAGAACGCCTCTGAGAAGAAGGTTTAGTAGATCTCCTATCCGTCGTAAAAGGTCCAGGTCTTCTGAAAGGGGCAGATCACCCAAACGTCTAACAGATTTGG ATAAGGCTCAATTACTTGAAATAGCCAAAGCTAATGCAGCTGCCATGTGTGCTAAGGCTGGTGTTCCTTTACCGCCAAACCTAAAGCCTGCACCTCCACCTACAATAGAAGAGAAAGTTGCTAAAAAGTCAGGAGGAGCTACTATAGAAGAACTAACTGAG aaatgcaaacagaTTGCACAGAGTAAAGAAGATGATGATGTAATAGTGAACAAACCTCATGTTTCggatgaagaggaagaagaaccTCCTTTTTATCATCATCCCTTTAAGCTCAGTGAACCCAAACCCATTTTTTTCAATCTGAAT ATTGCTGCAGCAAAACCAACTCCACCAAAAAGCCAAGTAACATTAACTAAAGAATTTCCCGTTTCATCTGGATCTCAACATcgaaagaaagaagcagacagTGTTTATGGAGAGTGGGTTCCTGTAGAGAAGAATGGTGAAGAAAACAAAGATGATGATAATGTTTTCAGCAGCAATTTGCCCTCAGAG ccTGTGGACATCTCTACAGCAATGAGTGAACGGGCACTTGCTCAGAAAAGACTCAGTGAGAATGCATTTGACCTTGAAGCCATGAGCATGTTAAACCGAGCTCAGGAAAGG ATTGATGCCTGGGCTCAGCTGAACTCTATTCCTGGCCAGTTCACAGGAAGTACAGGAGTACAGGTTCTGACACAAGAACAGTTGGCTAATACTGGTGCCCAAGCCTGGATTAAAAAG TGCTTGCGTCTTCTTGTAAGATCCCTTGGCTTCTACTCCTCACTCTTCTTGTGA